The DNA segment GGAGCTTTTTCTTGATTTCATTTTCACCATTGCCTTTTCTCtcatcttttctttctttctcgcTAAGCTCCTTTCCGCAGCTACAACTGATGATCCTCAACATGATTTTACTAAAAAGAAGACTGACCATTACCATAAATTTCAAGAGTTTCTCGAATCTGTAGACGATCAAGTCTTTACCCAACAAGAAACCTCAAACGATCAAAGACTCGAACTTTCCCGTGGAGAAGTTGAGAAAGAAGAGGGGAAGTCGCCTGATGAAGTTCAGAAGACTGAAATTGATATGGGTTTGATAAAAGAGGAAGTGGGCGTGGAGGAGAAGGAAGACATTGAGATTATAAAGAGTTGTGAATTTGATAGTGATGAGAAGATGGAAGAGGAAGATGGTGATTGGGAAGGAATAGAAAGAAGTGAAATTCAGAAGCTTTTTGGTGTTGCAGTGGCATATGTTGGTTCTATAGGAAAGATTTCAACCGATTTGAAGCTGCAATTGTATGGTCTTCATCAGATTGCCATGGAAGGGCCTTGTAATCTTCCCCAACCCATGGCATTGAAGCTCTCTGCTCGAGCTAAGTGGTATGGTACTAACAAATCCCTAATTTTTGTCTCATTCTGTTTTAACATGTGATTTCATTGCTCATTCATTGATTTTCTAGTTCTTTCTGTTCTTTAAAATGCATCTAGTTAATTgaatttctttatgttttagACAAGGTTAGGGTGATTTAGTTGTCATTCAGATTATGCTCACTAGTTCTTGGCTTAGGCCTTAGAGAAATTACAAGAAATGGCTTAATGCGTTACAAGTTAATGACCCCTTCAACTTCAAAAACTAACTATTAACCTTTTGACATTGCTTAAAATTATCATGATTAATCTCCCAAGTCCTATGTGGCCGAGCAATCTAGAGATTTAGATAAGTTCAAGTCATGTAATACTTGCTATTAAGAGGGAAATAGATGACTTTAATCACGTAGTAGGGCACTTTAATCAAGTTCAAGAAGCCAATCGATCACTTTCGAGGGAGGCAATAGGCTTTTGTGGCCAACTTGGAAGGGCTTTTTATGTATTAGACCTATACAAGTTTTAGTTTTATTTGTTTTGTCCATTTAATTGAATGGTTATGCTGAGTATTACTTACAAGGATAGAAGATAACATAAGCTTGGATAAGTTTTGTGGTTTCTCCAATTAATGTTTTGATAAATGGAAGTAATTATAATATTGTTTGTAGGAATGCATGGCAACAACTTGGGAACATGAGTCAAGAGGCAGCTATGGAGCAATATATCAATCTTTTATCAAGAAGAATTCCTGGATGGATGGAAGATACTCTTGGGGTAAGTGACAACTCAGACTAATCTAGATTCAAACCGGATAGGTCTCTATCGGGAAGCAAAGCTAAGAATATTACACCTTTTGCACTCTCTTTTTACAGGAAGATGTCAATCAGGAGTTTACACATGATGATGCATCTATCAACACACTTTCTGATTCTGTTTTAGTTGAGAGGTGATCTTTTAATTTAAGCCTTTATTTGCTATTGATTTGATTTTGAACAAGTAATTTGTGAGATATTAATATGGTAAACTGAAACTTAATTGTTGGTTGTGAGTAAACTTCTTTAGATCTTTCCAAAATTTAACTTATCTCCTTTCTGATGCAGGTACTTAGAAGAACAAAAGCCTCATGTCATGATGAAGAaggtttagtttagtttagttaACTGATAATTAGAAGGTTTAGTTTAGTTAACAGTATACTATACATGTATTTCCTCcttattcttttattattttgagtTGTTAGAAGTGGCAATACCAATTCTGtaaaaattgaagaagaaaagaatCTTTTGCAAGTCTATAGATTTAGATCATCCTTCTTTTGGAGatggtttggttttgttttgtttgagtATTGGTATAAAATTTCTTGAAATGAGAATCAAGTTCTTGGGGGATAAATGTTTGGTTGTTAATTATTGACTCCTTGAACCTTAATGCACATCTGAGAGCACATACACATATTTTGTATTGGTATATCTAGAGCAACTCCATGAAATTATCAAATAGTTTTACATCATCTAACCATATTCTTTTATACATTGatatcatttttagagagaaggatgaagaatattgagagagaaaaagataggaaaagattttagggatttagaaaatgtaaaggaaagaaatgagagaagaagaaggaaataagttatttatataaagggtaaaatgataatttaattttgttacttttttatttatttattaaatgtgAGGTCAATTGCCATTATGTAGTCAATGGTTACTTGGATTTGGATTTTTATATTAGTAAATTATAAAGTTAAAGACTTTTATATTCGATTTTGAATTTCAGAAGTATGATTAAAGTTGAACCACTAAATTGAAGGTTTATAGTAGTTAGTGGACTGGTTTGGTTCACTCCATGTTTCTTGTCGTTACATATTAGTCATGATTAGTACAATCTAAAACTTATAAAAACTTATATAGAATTTCTTAAAATGTTAAATACTTATAAACTAAAAATCGTTTTAGCATATTTCAAAATCCGACGGTGGAGGAAGCGCCGGAGGTGGATCGGTCGTCGGATGAGTGGAGATCGGAAGGGATAGGGAGTCCTAAGCCGGCGTCGCGTGAAGGAAGAAGGGCGGAGGAGGTGGATTCGTCGCGGGCAGGGAAGGGAGGTGGTGATCGGGTGAGGGAGAGGTCTTCTGAAAGGATCAGGCCGACCTTTGATGAGGGCGGCTGGCCGAGTCTGGTGGGGGTGAACGATGGCGGAGGGGAGATTGTTTCTGTGCGTGGCCGGGAGAGGATTAAGAAAGTTCAGGTGACGGCGGAGGGCACCACTGTTGGCGGTCGGCCGCCCCTTGTTGAGGCTTCGGATCGGAGCGCGAAGTCTGTCCCGGGGTGCGGTGGCGATGAGATATCGGTAAAACCGCGAGAGTGGTGGGAGGTGGATTCTGAGATCCGGTTGTTTGGGGAAGGATCGGGTCAGAAGGGCGGGAAGCCGGGAGTGCACTCGGGTGGTATGGTGAGATTGGTTGGTGAGATGAATGGGGTCCCGAAGACTTCTACGTTGTCTCAAGGGGCTATGGACCTAAACTCTTTTAAACATAATTCTAATCCGGATTCTAGTAatcaaattaattcaataaataaTCCTAAACTGATTAATTTGGTGAATAATTCTAATGTGGATAATGAGATAGGGAGAACATATTGGAGAGATAAGGTGTTAGGGGTTATTGAAGAGGAGCCTATGCTGGAGGAGTTCTCTATTGAGGATGACTCAGAGGAGTTTTTATCCGATTCTGATGCTGAAGATGGAGAGCTTGATGACCCGCTTTGCTCGGTGATCCGTCTGTCTTCTGAGGATAAGCGATTTCTCATATCAAAGTGGAAATTAGCCTTGATAGTCACGGTCCTTGGTAAGAGGATTGGATTCAATTATTTTGCTCAGAGGATTCGGGCACAATggggaaagaaaggaaaaattaCCATTATAGACCTTGAAAATGATTACTATGTAATCAAGTTTACAAGTGCTGAGGATTTCAACATGGTGGTGAATGGTGGACCgtatattatttccaaccatGTGTTGGCTTTGAGGCCATGGGTCCCAAATTTCAATCCTCATGATTGCTCTGTGAAAAGGATCCTTACctgggttagattcccaggcCTGCCCATGGAGTACTACAATGAAAGATTCTTGAATAAGATTGGTGGCCTGGTTGG comes from the Euphorbia lathyris chromosome 5, ddEupLath1.1, whole genome shotgun sequence genome and includes:
- the LOC136230191 gene encoding acyl-CoA-binding domain-containing protein 3-like, encoding MELFLDFIFTIAFSLIFSFFLAKLLSAATTDDPQHDFTKKKTDHYHKFQEFLESVDDQVFTQQETSNDQRLELSRGEVEKEEGKSPDEVQKTEIDMGLIKEEVGVEEKEDIEIIKSCEFDSDEKMEEEDGDWEGIERSEIQKLFGVAVAYVGSIGKISTDLKLQLYGLHQIAMEGPCNLPQPMALKLSARAKWNAWQQLGNMSQEAAMEQYINLLSRRIPGWMEDTLGEDVNQEFTHDDASINTLSDSVLVERYLEEQKPHVMMKKV